In a single window of the Sediminicoccus sp. KRV36 genome:
- a CDS encoding oligosaccharide flippase family protein: MNYGKNVGAQAISRILYILTGAIVFVLLARLLGPEQLGAYAWAVTTLSVACSLADLGMTPILARDLVMTGDKRREYLANFLVLRLILGLLASGVAAIAVALLAPDPVRAVLLICMPALPLLAARFFDPVFQVIGRPWLSLLVAAGFTVVAIATTLAALLWPDPLPMAVLAYVSAGVLYGAAGLALTVVLMRPAFNAVSLAGIAVVVRAVLPMALSALIAALSSRIDLFVVAELGTPEMLGLYGAAGRFIDLGIAVVVTVLTPLMAIFTALANDRERLLLGFDAMMRLIATCSLVVGLLAIGFAAPVLTLVYGDAFAPASATLALFGWRIGLAFVNLTVFALVLSVAPIGYSVWNMLLALLVTAALSWLLVPWIGIEGAALATLVSEVVQLTVNLVMARRAVGRGLEPVWWRRFLLAALPAILMCFAPLPGPVSALMGVLLFLGLLAWLRALPVNPLPALALARA; this comes from the coding sequence ATGAACTACGGCAAAAACGTCGGCGCGCAGGCGATCAGCCGCATCCTGTACATACTGACCGGGGCCATCGTGTTCGTGCTGCTGGCGCGGCTGTTGGGGCCTGAGCAGCTTGGGGCATATGCCTGGGCCGTGACCACCCTCTCGGTCGCCTGCAGCCTCGCTGACCTCGGCATGACGCCCATCCTTGCGCGTGACCTGGTGATGACGGGCGACAAGCGGCGCGAATACCTGGCCAACTTCCTGGTTCTGCGGCTGATCCTGGGACTGCTGGCAAGTGGCGTCGCGGCGATCGCGGTCGCCCTGCTTGCTCCTGACCCGGTGCGTGCGGTGCTGCTGATCTGCATGCCGGCGCTGCCGCTTCTGGCAGCGCGCTTTTTCGACCCCGTGTTCCAGGTGATCGGGCGGCCCTGGCTGTCGCTGCTTGTCGCGGCTGGCTTTACCGTGGTGGCGATCGCGACAACGCTCGCGGCGCTTTTGTGGCCGGATCCATTGCCGATGGCGGTGCTGGCCTATGTCAGTGCGGGCGTGCTGTATGGCGCGGCTGGACTTGCGCTGACCGTGGTGCTGATGCGGCCAGCGTTCAACGCCGTGAGCCTGGCCGGCATTGCCGTGGTCGTGCGCGCCGTCCTGCCCATGGCACTGTCGGCGTTGATCGCAGCGCTGTCGTCCCGCATCGATCTGTTCGTCGTGGCGGAGCTTGGCACACCCGAGATGCTGGGCCTCTATGGGGCGGCCGGACGTTTCATCGATCTGGGGATTGCGGTTGTGGTCACGGTGCTGACCCCCTTGATGGCGATCTTCACCGCCCTCGCCAACGACCGGGAAAGGCTGCTTCTGGGCTTTGATGCGATGATGCGGCTGATCGCGACGTGCTCGCTCGTGGTTGGCCTGCTGGCCATCGGTTTCGCGGCACCGGTGCTGACGTTGGTCTATGGCGATGCCTTCGCGCCGGCATCAGCCACGCTGGCCTTGTTCGGCTGGCGCATCGGGCTCGCATTCGTCAATCTGACGGTCTTCGCCCTGGTGCTGAGCGTGGCACCGATTGGCTATTCGGTCTGGAACATGCTGTTGGCGCTGCTGGTCACCGCGGCATTGTCCTGGCTGCTGGTGCCGTGGATCGGCATAGAGGGAGCCGCCCTCGCCACGCTGGTGTCCGAAGTGGTGCAGCTCACCGTCAACCTCGTGATGGCGCGGCGGGCCGTCGGGCGCGGACTGGAGCCGGTATGGTGGCGGCGCTTCCTGCTGGCGGCGCTGCCCGCGATCCTGATGTGCTTTGCGCCGCTGCCAGGCCCGGTCTCGGCACTGATGGGGGTGCTCTTGTTTCTGGGGCTTCTCGCGTGGCTGCGGGCCTTGCCTGTCAATCCGTTGCCGGCACTGGCCTTGGCGCGGGCTTGA
- a CDS encoding class I SAM-dependent methyltransferase, with product MSWTGRALHRAAPVIDFLITPAVWAAAQTLMMVRRLTPPQAPRAMRVLDRIGLYPLVDHYYEPLINMSRLRHPLDEPRDLPGIQLDLAAAAALLEDLAPIAELQDVPFEAPPSGPPAYHWDSTMFGPLDALVLHGMIRRHRPRRILEVGCGMSTLVALRAAAMNTAEGADTCVHTCIEPYENPWLAELPVSLVRQTAEAADLALIDALEAGDILFIDSSHMIRPQGDVLTEILHWLGRLRPGVLVHIHDVFTPRNYPEELIRHYRFFWNEQYLVEAFLAFNARFSVLMPLHHLHATHPDLTARLCPQQGRPNATLPSSFWIGCTG from the coding sequence ATGTCATGGACGGGCAGAGCCTTGCACCGCGCTGCGCCAGTCATCGACTTCTTGATTACGCCGGCGGTGTGGGCCGCAGCCCAGACGCTCATGATGGTGCGGCGGTTGACGCCGCCCCAGGCCCCGCGTGCGATGCGGGTCCTCGACCGGATAGGGCTCTATCCATTGGTGGACCACTATTACGAGCCTCTCATCAACATGAGCCGGCTGCGCCACCCGCTGGATGAACCGCGTGACCTTCCCGGCATTCAGCTTGATCTGGCCGCGGCGGCGGCGCTGCTGGAAGACCTCGCGCCCATCGCCGAACTGCAGGACGTGCCCTTTGAGGCACCGCCCTCCGGCCCGCCGGCCTATCACTGGGACAGTACCATGTTCGGCCCGCTCGACGCGCTGGTGCTGCATGGCATGATCCGACGGCACCGTCCGCGCCGAATTCTTGAGGTCGGCTGCGGCATGTCCACTTTGGTTGCCTTGCGCGCGGCCGCGATGAACACCGCCGAGGGCGCAGACACCTGCGTTCACACCTGCATTGAACCGTATGAAAACCCCTGGCTCGCCGAGTTGCCGGTCTCCCTGGTGCGGCAGACCGCGGAGGCCGCTGACCTCGCCTTGATCGATGCGCTCGAAGCCGGTGATATCCTGTTCATCGACAGTTCGCACATGATCCGGCCGCAAGGCGACGTCCTGACGGAAATCCTCCATTGGCTCGGTCGGCTCCGGCCCGGTGTCCTGGTGCATATCCATGACGTGTTCACCCCGCGCAACTACCCGGAGGAATTGATCCGTCACTACCGCTTCTTCTGGAATGAGCAGTATCTGGTTGAGGCGTTTCTGGCATTCAACGCGCGTTTCAGCGTGCTGATGCCGCTGCATCACCTCCATGCCACCCATCCAGACCTGACGGCGCGCCTGTGCCCCCAGCAAGGACGACCGAACGCAACCTTGCCAAGTTCGTTCTGGATTGGCTGCACTGGCTGA
- a CDS encoding O-antigen ligase family protein, whose amino-acid sequence MNSAQADTPRLRGALGFAAALGAGAICVPLAVVLGQLEARYMIAALAALAGLVGLALLGSLARVRMVLVAALSLGLSIGLSISFLHHTELQGRYAPFVGGALAVTASLAQIAAAGYILCWLLETRLVGRPRPLRLVPLLLWPQLLFMASGMLSLSNALYPALTWLEMIRLAGLLLITTVMTNLTRRELIIYLWVLAVSVMIQAGLAAVQFATGRELGLGVLGEAKLLNYRIASVQVARPTGTIGDANMLAYFFEITFPVMLAMFYLARQNLTRLVAAAATLAAAAGMVAAYSRAAWMTVPVSVAFVTLRILGRRVISLRTAIVLIVLTISLAVAMIWLWPLIERRIFGDDAGSVAHRWPLAQAALSIFAQFPVLGVGLNNFAVSFTAYDLTSYSRVFPGGDHVVHNLHLLILTETGLVGFAVHVMMFGAAGWLAFTTTGDRVAQGLAVAAFAGLLAHLGHGMVDPGFKLSLAVSQLVAAQLGLIGCLWLHARESGGSVGILGQIRPVSLRNGG is encoded by the coding sequence ATGAACTCCGCCCAGGCCGATACGCCAAGGCTGCGCGGGGCACTCGGCTTCGCCGCGGCACTCGGGGCCGGGGCCATCTGCGTGCCACTTGCGGTGGTGCTTGGGCAGCTTGAAGCCCGCTACATGATAGCGGCCCTCGCGGCCCTCGCCGGCCTGGTGGGGCTGGCGCTGCTGGGCAGCCTGGCCCGTGTCCGGATGGTGCTGGTGGCCGCTTTGTCACTCGGCCTTTCCATTGGCTTGAGCATCTCCTTCCTGCACCACACCGAGTTGCAGGGGCGCTATGCGCCGTTTGTCGGAGGCGCGCTGGCGGTGACTGCGTCCCTCGCACAGATCGCGGCCGCGGGATACATCCTGTGTTGGCTGCTGGAGACACGCCTGGTCGGTCGGCCGCGGCCGTTGCGCCTGGTGCCGCTTCTGCTCTGGCCGCAGTTGCTTTTCATGGCGTCGGGGATGCTGTCCCTCTCCAATGCGCTCTACCCGGCGCTCACCTGGCTTGAGATGATCCGCCTCGCGGGGTTGCTGCTGATCACCACGGTCATGACGAACCTGACCCGCCGCGAATTGATCATCTACCTTTGGGTCCTGGCGGTCAGCGTGATGATCCAGGCGGGGCTGGCCGCCGTGCAGTTCGCCACGGGGCGCGAACTCGGCCTGGGCGTGCTCGGTGAGGCGAAGCTCCTCAACTATCGCATCGCTTCGGTCCAGGTGGCGCGCCCAACCGGGACGATTGGCGACGCGAATATGCTCGCCTATTTCTTCGAGATCACCTTTCCGGTCATGCTGGCCATGTTCTACCTCGCGCGGCAAAACCTGACGCGACTGGTGGCGGCGGCGGCGACCCTGGCAGCGGCGGCCGGAATGGTCGCGGCCTATTCGCGCGCCGCCTGGATGACGGTGCCGGTCAGCGTAGCCTTCGTCACCCTGCGCATTCTGGGTCGGCGGGTGATATCGTTGCGGACTGCGATTGTGCTGATCGTGCTCACGATTTCGCTGGCTGTCGCGATGATCTGGCTCTGGCCGTTGATCGAGCGACGCATCTTCGGCGACGATGCCGGGAGCGTCGCGCATCGCTGGCCGTTGGCGCAGGCGGCGCTGAGCATCTTCGCGCAGTTTCCGGTCTTGGGTGTCGGGCTGAACAACTTCGCCGTCAGCTTCACGGCCTATGACCTCACCAGCTATTCGCGGGTCTTCCCCGGCGGTGACCACGTCGTGCACAATCTGCATCTGCTGATCCTGACCGAGACTGGGCTGGTCGGCTTTGCGGTTCATGTGATGATGTTCGGCGCTGCCGGCTGGCTGGCCTTTACCACGACGGGAGATCGCGTCGCTCAGGGCCTGGCGGTTGCGGCCTTCGCGGGTCTGCTGGCGCATCTGGGACACGGCATGGTGGATCCGGGGTTCAAGCTCAGCCTGGCCGTTTCGCAACTCGTAGCCGCCCAGCTGGGCCTAATCGGCTGCCTCTGGCTCCATGCCCGTGAGAGCGGCGGAAGCGTCGGCATTCTTGGCCAGATACGACCAGTTTCGTTGCGGAACGGCGGTTAG
- a CDS encoding glycosyltransferase family 2 protein, giving the protein MSVIIVTWNCRDLALRCLRQLAATDLPGAREVILVDNASADGTVAAVAAAFPEVRIIANPENAGFASANNQALAQVRGRYALLLNPDAFATAADSLASLVACLEADPNLAAAGCRLVHEDGRHQVGDAGWRPSFASLSMHALGITQFLPRHVHGVFLVRPDALGPGPVAVDWICGACMLVRMAAMRLVGGLDPRFFMYAEDVEWGCRLRAAGFGVAYLPHTRVLHLQGGTQGGSASTRWLDNLVWLHCSLNGERSLSLLRPILAAGFALRAGAYRLLAMRPGGAAARDRARAMWRFAGHAWRLAPRPAG; this is encoded by the coding sequence GTGAGCGTCATCATCGTCACATGGAACTGCCGCGACCTCGCTCTTCGCTGTCTGCGTCAACTCGCTGCCACAGACTTGCCGGGCGCGCGGGAGGTCATCCTGGTCGATAATGCTTCGGCCGATGGCACCGTGGCTGCCGTCGCGGCCGCATTTCCCGAAGTGCGGATCATCGCCAACCCCGAAAATGCCGGCTTTGCATCGGCCAACAACCAGGCCCTGGCACAGGTACGGGGCCGCTACGCATTGCTGCTGAACCCTGACGCTTTCGCAACCGCCGCTGACAGCCTGGCTTCCCTCGTCGCCTGCCTCGAAGCGGACCCGAACCTAGCCGCGGCTGGCTGCCGGCTGGTTCACGAAGATGGGCGGCATCAGGTCGGGGATGCCGGGTGGCGCCCGAGTTTCGCATCCCTCTCCATGCATGCGCTTGGCATCACGCAATTCCTGCCTCGCCACGTCCATGGCGTGTTTTTGGTGCGGCCTGATGCGCTGGGTCCCGGGCCCGTTGCCGTGGATTGGATCTGCGGCGCCTGCATGCTGGTCCGCATGGCCGCAATGCGTCTGGTTGGTGGATTGGACCCGCGCTTCTTCATGTACGCCGAGGATGTGGAATGGGGGTGCCGGCTGCGGGCGGCGGGCTTCGGTGTGGCCTATCTCCCGCATACCCGCGTGCTCCATCTGCAGGGCGGCACCCAGGGTGGCAGCGCCTCGACACGCTGGCTCGATAATCTCGTCTGGCTGCATTGTTCGTTGAACGGAGAACGCAGCCTCAGTCTGTTGCGCCCGATACTGGCGGCAGGCTTCGCGCTTCGTGCGGGCGCCTACCGGTTGTTGGCCATGCGCCCGGGTGGTGCAGCGGCGCGGGACCGGGCGAGGGCGATGTGGCGTTTCGCCGGTCACGCCTGGCGTCTGGCGCCGCGACCGGCGGGATGA
- a CDS encoding class I SAM-dependent methyltransferase, with protein sequence MSSLIQRERVAITRDGFAAMIPANQEIVYQSLIEGYAEDQERENAGKVNRYLRPILDRLGAKRLLDAGCGVGAMVQSLLELGYDTYGFDLLEQTPIWAAAGRSTDRFVVTDPLRLELPFADGSFDCVFSFGVLEHVGTEDGHATRRADYHVIREQWVRELFRVVAPGGHLLLGGPNKAFPVDTAHALDAGASNAERWLSAKVGVSIHKPWGPYFLWGYDDVRRYLEGLPCRIEGLSVHGLANYARVPVPFGALARAYVRYLPKPLLATGFNPWVMALVRREA encoded by the coding sequence ATGTCGAGCCTAATTCAACGCGAACGCGTCGCCATCACGCGCGATGGCTTTGCCGCCATGATTCCGGCGAACCAGGAAATTGTCTATCAGAGTTTGATCGAAGGCTATGCCGAAGATCAGGAGCGTGAAAACGCCGGCAAGGTTAATCGCTACCTCCGCCCAATCCTGGACCGACTTGGCGCAAAGCGCCTTCTCGATGCCGGATGCGGGGTCGGCGCGATGGTTCAGAGCCTGCTTGAGTTGGGCTATGACACCTACGGCTTTGACTTGCTGGAGCAGACCCCGATCTGGGCTGCGGCGGGCCGGTCAACCGACCGTTTCGTCGTCACCGACCCGCTACGGCTGGAACTGCCCTTCGCGGATGGAAGTTTCGATTGCGTCTTCAGCTTCGGTGTCCTTGAGCATGTGGGAACCGAAGACGGCCACGCCACACGCCGGGCCGATTATCATGTGATCCGCGAGCAGTGGGTGCGCGAATTGTTCCGGGTCGTCGCACCTGGCGGGCATCTTTTGCTGGGTGGCCCAAACAAGGCATTCCCGGTCGATACGGCGCATGCGCTCGATGCTGGCGCCTCCAACGCCGAACGCTGGCTGAGCGCCAAGGTCGGCGTGTCGATCCACAAGCCCTGGGGGCCTTATTTCCTGTGGGGCTACGACGATGTGCGGCGCTACCTGGAGGGGCTGCCCTGCCGGATCGAGGGCCTGTCGGTGCATGGATTGGCCAATTACGCCCGGGTTCCGGTGCCGTTTGGCGCCCTGGCGCGTGCCTATGTGCGCTACCTGCCCAAGCCCCTGCTGGCGACGGGCTTCAACCCTTGGGTCATGGCACTGGTCCGGAGGGAGGCGTGA
- a CDS encoding ATP-binding protein yields the protein MKRLIAAIEEERAHVVLYGDRGRGKTSLANAFANLATEAGCITVRRACSADTTYERLFRGLLAALPPRLLEAGATGNAATLLPEGPFGPEDVADVLARLRGGHVVLVIDEFDRAESSALRNAMAETIKSLSDQALPVTLLLVGVAGSLDGLLGHQPSIQRNILAIHVPPMRDEEVARLIATGAKAAGLAFTADATAQVVRLARGMPYYAHLLCLFAARVAKLRGSQDVMAQDVAAAILEAFRKQEPELSGAHARALVFPGAAKALRAAAEAPRDWDDRFAESALPPEAAPILAALATPEHGPILIGSQTPGGLRYAFAQPAFAHQVLFLTAIAGSVQPAPAELAPGCSHDQ from the coding sequence TTGAAGCGGCTCATCGCGGCGATCGAGGAAGAGAGGGCACATGTGGTGCTCTATGGTGACCGCGGTCGCGGCAAGACCAGCCTTGCCAACGCCTTCGCCAATCTGGCAACCGAGGCCGGATGCATCACCGTGCGCCGCGCCTGCAGCGCCGATACGACCTATGAGCGTTTGTTTCGCGGCCTGCTGGCCGCGCTGCCGCCGCGGCTTCTCGAAGCTGGTGCCACGGGCAACGCCGCGACCCTGCTGCCGGAGGGTCCCTTCGGCCCGGAGGATGTCGCTGATGTTCTGGCGCGCTTGCGTGGCGGCCACGTCGTCCTGGTGATTGACGAATTCGACCGTGCCGAAAGTTCTGCCCTGCGTAACGCAATGGCCGAAACGATCAAGAGTTTGTCGGATCAGGCGTTGCCGGTGACGCTGCTGCTCGTCGGCGTGGCCGGCAGTCTCGACGGGCTGCTCGGGCATCAACCCTCGATCCAGCGCAACATTCTCGCCATCCACGTGCCGCCCATGCGGGACGAGGAAGTCGCCCGCCTGATTGCCACGGGCGCCAAGGCCGCCGGCCTCGCCTTCACCGCCGACGCCACGGCCCAGGTGGTGCGGCTGGCGCGTGGCATGCCCTATTATGCCCATCTGCTGTGCCTGTTCGCAGCACGCGTCGCCAAGCTGCGTGGATCGCAAGACGTGATGGCGCAGGATGTCGCAGCCGCCATTCTTGAAGCCTTCCGCAAGCAAGAACCGGAGTTGAGCGGCGCGCATGCCCGCGCGCTGGTCTTCCCAGGTGCCGCCAAGGCGCTGCGCGCTGCGGCCGAAGCGCCGCGCGACTGGGACGACCGCTTCGCCGAGTCGGCACTGCCGCCAGAGGCCGCACCCATCCTCGCCGCCCTGGCCACGCCCGAGCATGGTCCCATCCTGATCGGCTCACAGACTCCGGGGGGGCTGCGCTATGCCTTTGCGCAGCCCGCCTTCGCGCATCAAGTGCTGTTCCTCACTGCGATTGCCGGAAGCGTCCAGCCCGCCCCGGCCGAACTCGCCCCAGGTTGTTCGCATGATCAGTAA
- a CDS encoding polysaccharide biosynthesis/export family protein, whose product MISKATPGLRALHLCCLFLLALAGCTPSRSFDQVRGGAPVFTEDADPAVRDAAAADLSAAMARGTRNWRLRPGDTIEVMYAINRRPSGREYRIGVGDQIDVVFQHHPALNRVHTVRPDGRIALAMRGEIMAAGMRPADLGQAIAQRYSNEYLNPTSTVHVVRATDEAELFMNMIAGTAAPRAQSLAIAPDGTIVLPMLQSIPVSGLTVDEVSERASAAYRQRISGVSTSVRLAATTNQQVFVFGEVQRPGPQPATPTRSILQLVAASGGPTEFAALDQVRLLYWDEAGQGRLRVVNLNNVLQRLALDEDMAVPPGSVVYVPPSQLAQAGRLVDQVLRRLFLFTGTSGSAGIIFEASRINLLGGRSQ is encoded by the coding sequence ATGATCAGTAAAGCCACTCCGGGCCTGCGGGCCCTGCATCTATGCTGCCTCTTCCTGCTGGCGCTGGCGGGTTGCACGCCCAGCCGCTCCTTTGACCAGGTGCGCGGTGGGGCGCCCGTCTTTACCGAGGATGCCGACCCTGCCGTGCGCGATGCCGCCGCCGCCGATCTGTCGGCTGCCATGGCGCGCGGTACCCGCAACTGGCGCTTGCGGCCGGGTGATACGATTGAGGTCATGTACGCCATCAACCGGCGCCCCAGCGGGCGCGAATACCGCATCGGCGTGGGTGACCAGATTGACGTCGTGTTCCAACATCACCCTGCGCTGAACCGCGTGCATACCGTTCGGCCGGATGGGCGGATCGCGCTGGCCATGCGCGGTGAGATCATGGCAGCAGGCATGCGCCCGGCCGACCTCGGCCAAGCGATCGCCCAGCGCTACAGCAACGAGTACCTCAATCCGACTTCGACCGTGCACGTCGTGCGCGCGACGGATGAAGCCGAGTTGTTCATGAACATGATCGCGGGCACCGCAGCACCCCGCGCGCAATCGCTGGCCATAGCGCCGGATGGTACCATCGTGCTGCCAATGCTCCAGTCGATCCCGGTCAGTGGCCTGACGGTTGATGAGGTATCCGAACGCGCATCCGCCGCCTATCGTCAAAGGATCAGCGGGGTCTCAACCTCCGTCCGGCTCGCGGCAACAACCAACCAGCAGGTGTTTGTGTTCGGTGAGGTGCAGCGTCCTGGTCCGCAGCCGGCAACGCCCACGCGGTCCATCCTGCAACTCGTCGCGGCCAGCGGTGGGCCGACGGAATTCGCTGCGTTGGATCAGGTGCGGCTGCTCTACTGGGATGAAGCGGGCCAGGGACGGCTGCGTGTCGTCAACCTCAACAACGTCCTGCAACGCCTGGCACTGGATGAGGATATGGCCGTGCCGCCTGGCTCGGTTGTGTACGTCCCGCCAAGCCAGCTTGCGCAGGCGGGGCGCCTGGTGGACCAGGTCCTCCGACGCCTCTTCCTTTTCACCGGAACGAGCGGCAGTGCCGGCATCATATTCGAAGCCAGCCGGATCAACCTGCTGGGCGGGCGGTCGCAATGA
- a CDS encoding Wzz/FepE/Etk N-terminal domain-containing protein, whose product MSSVGLRPQMPLPPELAPARRTIEIDAPIILPGVSLHDILRTLLRRRWPMFGIMLGAVLCSLVYLFLESSTYVASTRVLVRVGREKLSTVTFPQVNASNFMFTERPENVNDEVEIMRSPAVLQRAYPILRERLEELAAAAPPPSLLRQMIAEAKALGKSAARLAAWPLRVITGRRDLSPEEALFETIARSLVAAPVRETNVFGVSFSWSDPHFAAFGLNTVLAAFIQEHIRVQSSAAQAVEFYREREAIAVGELRELEATMEATGRAAGVADPLAEKQVVISLLTGLERDLSQARIAEDQTTRRAAELRRQAEIGTEWPSTPGVPQVQLVQLSDIDARYAEISGRRNAALTQLRPTSREVRDLEQQIADLRRQKYAALIGYLEDRIATEQEVQVAARERIAEAHARQASLQAIEARFIATQSRRDQLLLRIREYRQQIDYLQLLRALDADDQSSVRVLSPAMPPLTPSWPRASLLLGLALGCGVLLAVAYAVFAEFFDRTVSTERDVERVLSLPVVARLPEVAR is encoded by the coding sequence ATGAGCAGCGTCGGGTTGCGCCCGCAGATGCCACTGCCGCCCGAATTGGCCCCGGCGCGCCGCACGATCGAAATCGACGCACCGATCATCCTGCCGGGCGTCTCGCTGCATGACATATTGCGAACCTTGCTCCGCCGGCGATGGCCCATGTTTGGCATCATGCTGGGCGCGGTGCTGTGTTCGCTTGTCTATCTGTTCCTCGAGTCATCCACCTACGTCGCAAGCACGAGGGTCCTGGTTCGGGTCGGACGGGAAAAACTCTCCACAGTCACCTTTCCGCAGGTGAATGCTTCCAACTTCATGTTCACGGAGCGGCCGGAAAACGTGAACGACGAAGTCGAAATCATGCGCAGCCCCGCGGTCCTGCAACGTGCCTATCCGATCCTGCGCGAAAGGCTGGAGGAGCTGGCCGCCGCCGCCCCGCCGCCCAGCCTGCTTCGGCAAATGATCGCTGAAGCCAAAGCTCTCGGGAAATCCGCGGCACGCCTTGCGGCGTGGCCCCTGCGCGTCATCACGGGACGGCGGGACCTGTCACCGGAGGAGGCCCTCTTCGAGACCATCGCCCGCTCACTGGTCGCGGCACCCGTAAGGGAAACCAACGTCTTCGGTGTGAGCTTCAGCTGGAGCGACCCGCATTTCGCGGCGTTCGGGCTGAACACGGTCCTTGCCGCCTTCATCCAGGAACATATCCGGGTCCAGTCATCGGCCGCGCAGGCGGTGGAATTCTACCGCGAGCGGGAAGCGATCGCCGTCGGTGAGTTGCGGGAATTGGAGGCCACGATGGAGGCCACGGGGCGCGCCGCCGGCGTCGCGGACCCCTTGGCGGAAAAGCAGGTGGTCATCTCCCTGCTCACCGGCTTGGAGCGCGATCTGTCCCAGGCGCGGATCGCCGAAGATCAGACGACCCGCCGCGCTGCGGAATTGCGCCGCCAGGCGGAGATCGGCACGGAATGGCCATCAACGCCCGGCGTGCCGCAGGTCCAACTGGTGCAGCTCTCCGATATTGACGCGCGCTATGCGGAAATCTCCGGTCGGCGAAATGCCGCATTGACCCAGTTGCGCCCGACTTCGCGCGAGGTACGCGACCTGGAGCAGCAGATCGCGGACCTTCGCCGGCAGAAATACGCTGCCCTGATCGGCTATCTTGAGGACCGCATCGCGACCGAGCAGGAGGTGCAGGTCGCGGCCCGGGAACGCATCGCCGAGGCTCATGCCCGCCAGGCAAGCCTGCAGGCCATCGAGGCCCGGTTCATCGCCACGCAAAGCCGTCGGGATCAGTTGCTGCTGCGGATCCGCGAATACAGACAGCAGATAGACTACCTCCAACTTCTGCGGGCGCTCGATGCGGATGATCAGTCCAGCGTGCGTGTGCTCTCGCCGGCAATGCCGCCCCTGACGCCGAGTTGGCCACGGGCCAGCCTCCTGCTGGGGCTCGCGCTGGGCTGCGGCGTTCTTCTGGCGGTGGCGTATGCCGTATTTGCGGAGTTCTTTGATCGGACGGTTTCGACCGAACGGGATGTGGAACGGGTGCTCAGTCTGCCGGTGGTAGCGCGCCTGCCTGAAGTTGCGCGATAG
- a CDS encoding CpsD/CapB family tyrosine-protein kinase — MSLAVGIATGTYDRAPFVALVASHRREGTTTVAVNLARTLESGLRRTVAIVDANFAAPALATHYGLPDGPGLHEVLRGEASLGRALHVSAQGQIAVLPAGAGTATDQGGLFASGGIVALCQQIRREGFEFCLIDCPAVLPHPESAVLAGQSGAAFLVLRAEHTRWDAMRESMAILQAGGAPVRGALLNRYRRHLPQFLDRWL, encoded by the coding sequence ATGTCCCTGGCGGTCGGCATCGCCACCGGCACATATGACCGCGCGCCATTCGTGGCCCTGGTCGCCAGCCACCGGCGCGAGGGAACAACGACGGTCGCGGTCAACCTGGCGCGCACCCTGGAGAGCGGCTTGCGCCGCACCGTCGCGATTGTGGATGCCAACTTCGCCGCGCCGGCGCTTGCCACTCACTATGGGCTGCCAGATGGCCCGGGGCTGCATGAGGTGCTTCGCGGCGAAGCATCCCTGGGCCGGGCCCTTCATGTCTCGGCCCAAGGTCAGATCGCGGTGCTGCCCGCGGGGGCCGGAACCGCGACAGATCAGGGCGGGTTGTTCGCCTCGGGCGGAATTGTGGCCCTCTGCCAACAAATTCGGCGAGAGGGGTTCGAGTTTTGCCTGATCGACTGCCCTGCCGTCCTGCCCCACCCCGAGTCCGCGGTGCTGGCCGGGCAATCCGGTGCGGCGTTTCTGGTCTTGCGGGCGGAGCACACGCGGTGGGATGCCATGCGCGAATCGATGGCGATCCTGCAGGCGGGAGGTGCGCCGGTGCGCGGCGCGCTCCTCAACCGGTACCGTCGGCACCTACCACAATTCCTGGATCGGTGGCTGTGA